The sequence below is a genomic window from Halosolutus gelatinilyticus.
GTCGCCAACCTCGCGCCGGTGTACAAGCTGGCCGGGATCGACGTGACGTACCTCGAACACTGGCTCGACGGCGACTACGGCGCCGTCGAAGGGTTGACCTACCACGCCTACCACGAGACGGTGCCGTTCGAGGAGGGCTACGTCGGCTCCGAACAGCTAACCGTCCTGCTCAGTGCAGGACTCTCGCTCGGCCTCGCGATCGGCGGCGCGGCGCTCGCGCACGTCCTCTACAACGTGCCCGAACCCGTCCGCCACACCGAGAAGCTCGGCGGCGCGTACGGCCTGCTGCGGAGCAACTACTACCAGGACGAGTACCAGGTCTGGCTCGCGGAGGGCCTGACGCTGCCGCTGGCTCGCGCGGCCGATCGATTCGATCAGACGGTCATCGACGGCGCCGTCAACGGCGTCTCGACCGCCAGCCTGTTCGGTAGCGATCGGATGAAACGGCTCCAGACGGGTATCGTCACCAACTACGCGGCGCTGTTGATCGGCGGGTTCATCGCTTTGCTGATCGTGCTCGGCCTCCTCGGAGGGTGGTTCGTATGATGATAGAAGCGCTCATCGCGGTCGCGTTGGTCGGTGCGCTCGTCACGTTCGTCGCACCGAATCGCATCGCCGGCAAACTGGCGTTCGCCATCAGCCTCGTCCCCGCAGCGATCGGTCTCTGGCTGTTCGCCGCCTTCGACGGCAGTGGCAACGCCTTGCTCGACGGCGACCTCGCCTTCGAGTCGCGGTTCGAGTGGATCCAGCTGGGCGAGTACACGATCTCGTGGTTCGTCGGCCTCGACGGCATCTCCGCGCCGCTCGTGGTGTTAACGACGATCCTCGTCACGCTCGCGATCGTCTCCTCGTGGACACCGATCGACGAGCGCGAGTCGCAGTTCTACGGCCTCCTGCTCTTTATCGAGGCCAACCTGATCGGCGTCTTCGCGGCGCTGGATTTCTTCCTGTGGTTCATCTTCTGGGAGGGCGTCCTGATCCCGATGTACCTGCTGATCGGCGTCTGGGGCGGCCCGCGCCGGAAGTACGCGGCGATCAAGTTCTTCGTCTACACGAACGTGGCGTCGCTCGTGATGTTCGGTGCGTTCGTCGCGCTCGTGTTCGGGCTCGACGTCTCGAGCTTCGCGCTGCCCGAGGTCGCGTCGGCGATGCTCGACGGCGGCCCCGAGGGCTTCGCGGGCGTAAGCGGCGCGACGCTCGCGTCGATCGTCTTCGTTGCCCTGTTTGCCGGATTCGCGGTGAAGGTCCCGGTCGTCCCGTTCCACACGTGGCTTCCCGACGCCCACGTCGAGGCGCCGACGCCCGCGTCGGTGCTGCTGGCGGGCGTCCTGTTGAAGATGGGAACCTACGCCCTGCTGCGGTTCAACTTCACCATGTTCCCCGACCAGGTCGAAGCCTACGCGGTGCCGATCGCCGCGATCGCGGTCGTCAGCGTGATCTACGGCGCGATGCTCGCGCTGGCCCAGACCGACCTGAAGCGGATCGTCGCCTACTCCTCGGTCTCATCGATGGGCTACGTGATCCTCGGCCTGATCGCCTACACCCACTTCGGGGTCGGCGGCGCGACGTTCCAGATGGTCAGCCACGGCCTCATCTCGGGGCTGATGTTCATGGCCGTCGGCGTCATCTACAACGCCACCCACACCCGGATGGTCACCGACATGTCCGGGCTGGCCGATCGGATGCCGATCGCGGTCGGGGTCCTGATCGCGGGCGCGTTCGGCTACATGGGGCTGCCGCTGATGTCCGGCTTCGCCGCCGAGTTCTACATCTTCTTCGGCGCCTTCCAGTCCGAAATCCACGACCTGATGCCGCTCTTTACGGCGCTGGCGATGTTCGGCATCGTCATCGTCGCCGGCTACCTGCTGTTCGCGCTCCAGCGGGCGGTGTTCGGACCGTACCGGCTCGAAACCGACTACGAAATCGGGTCGGCCCCGCTGCACGACATCGCGCCGATGTTCGTGTTGCTCGCGCTGATCATCGCACTCGGGGTCGCCCCCGACCTGATCTTGGAGATGATAACGGACGCAGTTAATCCGATCGTCGAACGCGGAGGTGACCTGTGATGGCGGTGATCGAACTCCCCGACTGGGCCGCACTCGCGCCGGCACTGATACTGGCCGGGACCGCGATGGCGCTGTTCCTCGTCGACAGCATCTCGCCTCGATCGACGAACCGGGGACTGCTGGCGGGCACCGCCGCGGTCGGCTCGCTGGCCTCGCTCGGCGTGGCCGCGTGGTTCCTCGCGGCCGGCGTCGGCTCGTTCGGCCTCGAAACCGGGGGCCCGATCGAACTGTTCGACGGGCAGTTGGTCGTCGACCAGCTGGCGCTGTACTTCACCATCGTCGTCGCGATCGTCACCGCGCTGGTTGCGGTCGCGAGCTACGACTACCTGCAGGATCACACCTACCAGGCCGAGTACTACTCGCTGGTCATGCTGGCGGCGACCGGCATGGCGACGATGGCCACTGCCAACAGCCTCGCAACGATCTTCATCGCGCTCGAACTCTCGAGCCTGCCGTCGTACGCGCTCGTCGCGATCCTCAAGGATAATCGCGGCAGCGTCGAGGCCGGCCTGAAGTACTTCCTGATCGGGGCGCTCTCGTCGGCCATATTCGTCTACGGGGTTAGCCTCGTCTACGGGGTGACGGGATCGCTGCAACTCGACGCGATCGCGTTCGCCCTCGGCGGCGACGTCGACGGATTCGGCGGCCTGCTCGGCCTCGGCATGCTGATGCTGATCGCCGGCTTCGCGTTCAAGACCGCGAGCGTCCCGTTTCACTTCTGGGCGCCCGAGGCTTACGAGGGCGCACCCGCACCGATCAGCGCGTTCCTCTCGTCGGCCTCGAAGGCCGCCGGCTTCGTGATCACGTTCCGCGTGTTCACGACGGCGTTCCCGCTCTCCGAGACGGCCGCGCTCATCGGCTTCGACTGGACGTGGGCCTTCATCATCCTCGCGATCGTCACGATGACGGTCGGCAACTTCGCGGCCGCGACCCAGGACAAGGTCAAACGGATGCTCGCGTACTCCTCGATCGGTCACGCCGGCTACGTGCTGATCGGGCTGGCCGGCCTCTCCGTCGACGGCGGCGAGTTCGTCATGGCCGCCGCGATGATGCACCTGCTGGTCTACGGCTTCATGAACACGGGCGCGTTCCTGTTCGTGGCGCTGGCCGAGTACTGGGGCGTCGGTCGCACCTTCGAGGACTACAACGGCCTCGCCTCGCGGGCGCCGGTCGCCTGCGCCGCGATGGCGGTCTTCATGTTCAGCCTCGCCGGTATCCCGCCCTTTGGCGGCTTCTTCAGCAAGTTCTTCTTGTTCTTCGGCGCGATCGAGGCCGCATCGGCGAACTCGGCGATGCTGGTCGTCGCCGTCGCGTTGGTGGTCAACAGCGCGCTCTCGCTGTACTACTACTCGCGGCTGGTGAAGGCGCTGTGGATCGAAGAACCGGTCGTCCCGCGGGACGCGCTCGCCCAGCCGATCGGCCTCTACGCGGCGATCGTCTTCGCCGCCGTGATGACGGTCGTCATCCTACCCGGCTTCGGCCCGATCGTCGACGCCGCGTTCGATGCGGCGTCCGCGGTTCTGGCCTGACGCGGGTCGGTCCGACGTCGGCCTGAATCGGCGACCCGGTACCTTTTACCCGTCGCGCTCGCAAGCCGCCGTATAGTACGCATGGGGTTTCGGCTGGTACTCGGGTTCGGGACTGTCGGCCGTCACGTCGTCGAGCAACTGCCAGATCAGGGCGGCC
It includes:
- a CDS encoding NADH-quinone oxidoreductase subunit N — protein: MAVIELPDWAALAPALILAGTAMALFLVDSISPRSTNRGLLAGTAAVGSLASLGVAAWFLAAGVGSFGLETGGPIELFDGQLVVDQLALYFTIVVAIVTALVAVASYDYLQDHTYQAEYYSLVMLAATGMATMATANSLATIFIALELSSLPSYALVAILKDNRGSVEAGLKYFLIGALSSAIFVYGVSLVYGVTGSLQLDAIAFALGGDVDGFGGLLGLGMLMLIAGFAFKTASVPFHFWAPEAYEGAPAPISAFLSSASKAAGFVITFRVFTTAFPLSETAALIGFDWTWAFIILAIVTMTVGNFAAATQDKVKRMLAYSSIGHAGYVLIGLAGLSVDGGEFVMAAAMMHLLVYGFMNTGAFLFVALAEYWGVGRTFEDYNGLASRAPVACAAMAVFMFSLAGIPPFGGFFSKFFLFFGAIEAASANSAMLVVAVALVVNSALSLYYYSRLVKALWIEEPVVPRDALAQPIGLYAAIVFAAVMTVVILPGFGPIVDAAFDAASAVLA
- a CDS encoding complex I subunit 4 family protein, with the translated sequence MMIEALIAVALVGALVTFVAPNRIAGKLAFAISLVPAAIGLWLFAAFDGSGNALLDGDLAFESRFEWIQLGEYTISWFVGLDGISAPLVVLTTILVTLAIVSSWTPIDERESQFYGLLLFIEANLIGVFAALDFFLWFIFWEGVLIPMYLLIGVWGGPRRKYAAIKFFVYTNVASLVMFGAFVALVFGLDVSSFALPEVASAMLDGGPEGFAGVSGATLASIVFVALFAGFAVKVPVVPFHTWLPDAHVEAPTPASVLLAGVLLKMGTYALLRFNFTMFPDQVEAYAVPIAAIAVVSVIYGAMLALAQTDLKRIVAYSSVSSMGYVILGLIAYTHFGVGGATFQMVSHGLISGLMFMAVGVIYNATHTRMVTDMSGLADRMPIAVGVLIAGAFGYMGLPLMSGFAAEFYIFFGAFQSEIHDLMPLFTALAMFGIVIVAGYLLFALQRAVFGPYRLETDYEIGSAPLHDIAPMFVLLALIIALGVAPDLILEMITDAVNPIVERGGDL